In Nycticebus coucang isolate mNycCou1 chromosome 5, mNycCou1.pri, whole genome shotgun sequence, the DNA window TGGAGCATTATTTTGGTTAATGACAAAGTCGGAAGCGTGAGCAGAAGAGTGGGGTGCTGAGGGCCAGATACTGTGGTTCATGCcagtaatcacagcactctgggaggccgaagccggtggattgcctgagctcacaggttcaagaccagcctaagcaagagtgagacccccatcttgaaaacagctgggtattatggtgggcacctgtagtcccgcctacttgggaggctgcggcaagagaattgcttgagcccaagagtttgaggttgctgtgagctgtgatgctatgccCATCttcagagggcaacaaagtgaatctctgtctcaataacaaaataaaaataaaaaataaaataaataagatttacatatactaaataattaaaaagcaatactggctcagtgcctacatacactgaagctggcaagttcaagcccagcccaggcctgctaaacaacaataacaactgaaaccaaaaaatagctgggcgttgtgacaggcgcctatagtcgcagctactcaggaggcggaggcaagagaatcacttaagcccaagagtttgaggttgctgtgagctgtgatagcacagccctctacccagggttacagcttgagactctgtctcaaaaaaaaagagtgaggtgctgagatgaaggagaaaaaaatctttggaaatGAGGagttcaaaaaattgaaaagcccACATATTGAGTAAGTTGTGTGGGTAGGTGCTGAGTCCACAGAGAATAATGACAGAAGcaataatgagaagaaaaacagCGAGCCAACAGCTGGGGAGCTATAAGGAGTACAATAAGAGGGACCGCAGGCAGCAGAAGCTGGAAGgttttaggaagaagaaaaaactaaaatcagGAAGAAGCCATGGAAAGCAAAGAGGTCACTTCCTGCATTTCCAAGCCCCAAAGGGAGTTGGATTTGAAAGAAGAACCAGTCACAGCTTGGCAAGATTAATAGGAAAGCTTCACTTGCAGGGGAGAGACTGAAGGttccagagagaagaaaggaaagtttgAGAAGTCAGAAGATGTCACctgcaggggtcttcaaactttttaaacagggggccagttcactgtcccttagaccattggagggcaggactacagtttaaaaaaaaaaactatgaaccaattcctatgcacacagcacatatcttattttgaagtaaaaagacagaacgggaacaaataaaatcacaccgcctcatgtggcccgcgggccacagtttgaggacccctgatagaggatccatattaactcattttaatGTGTTTGTGAATTTTCAGAAATGATTCTCCTGTACAAGGAACTGGttagtgttttgtttgtttgttttggagacctATTCTAGGAGACCCTTCCTATTTTgacctcggtagaatgccatggcatcactgcgcacagtaacctctaacttttgggcttaggcgattctcttgcctcagcctcccagagtagctgggactacaggcgcccaccacaacacccagctattttttgttagtttggccggggccaggttcaaactcaccaccctcggtatatggggccggcactctacccactgagccacaggtgctgcccagtccaTGGAATTTGAATCCTGACTCCCCACTATGAATAGAAGAGAAGGAATGAGCCTGCTGGGCACCCTATTGAGGGGATGCCCCTAGAGGGTGGGAATTAATCACATATGCCCCTTACAGGCCCTTTTGCACTGAAAGTCTGTGACTCTAATGAATTTagccatctctttatttttgacaAGTCCTTTCCCActgctaagcctcagtttccatataTGTAAAGTGAGGAGTTTGAACTGTAtgttctcttgcctcctcctagCTCTGATAATCTTCAAATCTCTTGGAAGCTCTGGATCCAGTCCTGTGTTGGGGAAATGAGACCAGAGAGGCACAGAAGATGCACAAGAAGTCAATAGCATTGGCCCAGGactggctcaacacctgtagtgTTCTCTGGGACactaagacaggtggattgcttgagcgcagaaGTTCCaaactagcctgagccagagcaagaccctgtctctactaaaaatagaaaaattagctggaggtGGTGAAatctgttgtcctagctacttagaaggctgaagcaataggaccgcctgaacccaggagatggaggttgctgtgagctatagtacCCCGGCACTCAGGGTGAtggagtctaaaaaaaaaaaaatagcatcatcTGAGAGGAACAGAAGACCCAATACTTCCACTTGTAGGAACACAAGCATCTTTGCTTTCCttgttacacatacacacacattctagGCAAGAAAACCCAGAACCATTTACACCTGCAGTCACCCACACCCATCCTGTGGCCACATCATCATACTCAAGTTGTATTCACATCACCACAAACACAGTGTCCCACAATCACCGTCTCCCAAAATCTCAATCCAGAGACCTCTTAGTACCTTGAGCAGATGAGGCAGCTGCTGAGTAATCAGTGCCTTAAACTCTTCAATGCTGAGGCTGCCCTTCCGGCCTTCCTTCCCTGCAAAGGTGAAGAATGTGGTGACTACTGTCTCAATGGCCATCTCCAACTCAGTCAGAGGCTCTGCTGCCATGACTCCCTGGGGCTGGCGCTGACCTGCGGAACAGggaaggagcagagagggagagtcAGGGATCAGGTCCCTGTCTTGGTGCTGCCACCTCAGACCTCTGCCTGGAGGGCACCGTGTGGGAAGAGGGAAGACACAGGGGCTGAGCTTGGGGAAGGGGGCCAGGCAACAGCAGTTCAGTTTAGGTGTGAATGGGGCATTTGGTTCCAGAAACCCTCTGGTAGGCCTCATAGTCTCAGAGGGTCCTTCTCAAGTGTCTGTGTCTTAGGGACCCCCTGTGGTAGCTCCTCAATCTGAAGACTCCTCTGAGAGATTTCAGCCTGGAGTCCTTCTTTGGAGTTATTTTGAGTCTGATGGCCCCTCTGTGGGGTGCTGTTCCAAGCGCCCCTTCTTGTCTCACCCAGCCTCACAGGGTCTGGAGATGGTTTGTCTCCAAAACATGTTTATGTTGGGACCTGGTGTCCAACTGCCTGCACCCCGCCCGCCCACACACACTCTTCCCAGCAGAGAAGCCTAAGGTCTGGGCAGTGGCCAACCATGGTCAAACCTCGCTGGGGCGGACAGATCCATCTTCCTtgctccccagccctgcccctcctcAGGGCTGGCTGAGAAGAGTGCTTGCCCAGGCCCTCAAGGTTCTCCCGGTTCCTGCTGCCCCCTGACAAGGGTGCTGGGACAAGACTCCTCTGAGCCCTGCGCACAGGAGGGTAGGCAAGGCACTCGCAGCCACTGGGGTGCAGAGGGGAGAGCTGAAGGAAGGGactgcccctcctccccaccttctcTGCCCACACCCACACTCCGGCAGGGACTGTTGCTGGGATTCCCAGAGCCACTTCCTGAATTCCTCCCTAGGCTGGTTCTGGGGGAGGGCTGGGACTCTAGGAGAGAAGAGGCTCCCCAGGCTCTTTCCAGGGTCAGGGGCCCGCAACTTACCGGGGTGCAGCCTCACCAGGTGCAGCGCTCGCAAGAGCTGGAGCCCGCAGACTGAGGTTTACCAGCAAGAGACGGGAGAGAGACAGCGAACAGAGCCGGCCAGCAGGAGTGCTCTTGTGGCCGGAGGTGTCAAGTTCCCGTCGTTGATTCCGAACAGGAGCCGCCCAATCACGCCTCTCGCCCTGCAATCAGGCCTGGCCTCGGCCCCCCAAACAGACTCATGTGCACCCCGCGCGCGGAAAGGGGCTGCATGGAGCGAGGCTCCTAGTGTCTATCCCCCCAAACCACCACACTCCCCACATCTAATCAGGAGAGTCTATGTCAGGGAAGGGGGAGGAACAACAGCTGATTGAAAAAAATCAGCCCAGGGAGCTCAGCACGGAGAGGCCAGACCCTTCCAGGGTCCCTGCAGACCAAGACCCAAACCCCTGAGAACCCCAGGCTGAGACGCCCATGGAAGAGTTCTAGATTGAAACCCCTCAGGAAGGCCCCTCAGTGGACCCTCTGCCCTGCTCAGCAGCGGGAGCATCTCAGGCCCCTCCTTgcgcctccttccccacttcctccctctTGCCTGGCCTGCTGGTGCCCAGCAGGGGGAAGGGGGCCAGCCAAGGCCAGTTAGAGACACAAGGCAGCCTGTTtcagcccaggagacagagggcGCCTCTGTCCGCAGCTGGCCTCTTGCCCTGTTGGGTGTCTGTATGTGAAGGGGTGGAGCCGGTGGGGGACAAGGGAGGAAGGACACTGAAGACAGGTCTCCCCACACAGCTCCAGCAGCCACACTTGCAGCCTTGACTGGCCACCTAGAACCTGTTTCCACTTCTGGCTGGCTGACTGTGAGTATCCCCCAACCTATGCTAGGACCCATGGTGTGGCCAGCCTGGGAGAAAGGGGGCCTCTAAGGGATTCCAAGAGTCTGGGGACAATAGAATTATGGTTCATTGAGTATCTGGCAGGGCAGTCAGGCTGAGGGCAGTCTGGGATTTGAGAGGAAGTAGGTTTGCAAGGTAGTGAAGAGAGTTAAGTGAGCTGAGGGTCAGAGCTGGAGTTCAGCAGAGGGGACCAGTGAGGACTCCCTACAAGCTCTCAGTACCTtaccccacacacacagagccctCAAGTTCTCTGCCGAGGCCCTCCCCTTCCATGGGGTAAGAGTAAGAGAGAAGACAGCTCTGCCCCCTTCCATCCTCCATCTCTGCCAGCCCACCCAGCCTTGCCAAGATAATTCCCAGGGAATCCCGGGGGTGGGTGACAGAGCATGGCTCCTGTGACATCAGGAAGAAGGGGCCCTGGATGCTTACCTGCTCCCAACTCGATCTTATACACaacctcccctttccttctcctctttcttggCCCAGACCTCCAGACTCCTCTTTCCCCCAAtcctttcctctttattttcctgTCTGCCCTGCCTGGGTCCTCTCAGAACTGCCCACACACAAACATAAAACCCTAGGCTGCTCTAGGGCTCCAGGCAACTCCCATGCAAGCCCCTCCTGTCTAGGGTCGTAACTGAACCACCAGCATCTCTCCCTCAAGCACCCCCTTATCCTCTCCATCAACCCAGGCTTAGGTTCcatctccctgtgtctctgtgaCAACTGCTTCTCATGTCCGGAGTTCAGGTGACACTCACAAGGGCCCCATTGATGACCTGGCATACCATCTGATCAGGGCCTATTGTCCAGCCCCCcaggcctggggagggttggggaTACCTGATCTGAGACACTTGAGCTGCCCCTGGGACTGTGACTATAGAGGGCTTGACTATCTCAGTGCCAAGGGCAAGAGACCTCCCACCAATAGCAGTCCCTCCTCGTAACAGACTCTCCATTCATCCCAGGCTGCTGACAGAGAGCTCAGAGGCAATGCAACCCCTTCCCCAACTAGCCAAGAAGCCTTAGGCACCTACTCAGGCTGCCACCACTCCATCAGACTCATTGAGGTGCCAAAATAACTCCTTGCCAGGGGTAGGCAGCAGATATAAGACTATAGATGAGACTCCAGCCCACCAAGCCACAGAGCTTGGCTGTGCTAGACAGGCATAGGGTAAAAATAGAGCCAGAGTGAGCCTTGCCTGGTCCTGTGACCACCCTGCTGCCCCACCCTCCTCAGTCTCTGCCCGGCAGCTGGTGTAGATGCCTACTGGAGGCCCCTGGagccagcccagccccagctgctcTCTCTCCATGACCCAACCATGATTCCTCTGGGCTGGGGTACAGATCTGGGGACACAGAGGACAGGTCTGAATTTGGGTCTGTTGGAGGACTAGGTGGGCTTCCCTCACCTAGTCCCCAAGTACACTAGACCTAGTCCCTAGCTCCCTTCCATTGTTGGGGGGTTATGCAGGTGCACTGCTGTGATGGGCTCTGAGCTGGAGACAGCGATGGAGACCCTCATCAACGTGTTCCATGCCCACTCGGGCAAGGAGGGGGACAAGTACAAGCTGAGCAAGAAGGAGCTGAAAGAGCTGCTGCAGACCGAGCTCTCTGGCTTCCTGGATGTAAgcagagggtgggaggaggatggagtgggagaggggtggggcaaaGTGGAGGTACctctctgccatctccccacccaccccagtTCAACCccatcatcttcctcctctcGCAGGCTTCTCTCCTGGGTTTTCTCAGGTGCCTGACTCCTCCTGGGTCAAGTCAAAATGGTCTGGTTTATTGGTCCCCTGTTGAGTGCTGGGCCTATGTAAATTCATCAATAAGGCTCGACAGTCTAGAAGGGAATGACTGACACTTAAAAGTAGACCAtgggggccaggcgcagtggctcacagctataatcccagcactctgggaggccaaggtggatggactgcctgagctcaggagttggagaccagcctgagcaagaccttgtctctaaaaatagccggatgcctgtagtcccagctactctggaggctgaggcaagagaatcacttgagcccaggagtctgaggttgctgtgacctgacGCCAGGATACTCTACCAGGGGGCAacaaaagtgaaactgtgtctcaaacaaacaaaaaaaaaagccaaccaaACAAAAGTAAACCATgctggccaggcccagtggctcatgcctgttaatcctagcactctgggaggctgaggttggaagaatgattgagatcaggagttccagatcagcttcagcaaaagtgagaaccccacctatactaaaaatataaaaactaaccaggtgttgtggccggcacctgtagtcccagctacttgggaggctgacgcaagaggatcacttgagcccagagtttgaggttgctgtgagctatgatgatacccagggtgacagagtgagatgctcaaaaaaaaaaaagtaaaccatgATGACCCCATTATctaggctaaaaaaaaaattaaacaataacaaaaagtaaaCCATGAACTCCAGGAAGCATGAAAAGCCTAACAGGGGTGCTAGAAAATGTTGTGACTGACCTGAAGGAAGACCGCTTCCCTGAAGAGGTGATCCCTGAGCCACGGAAGAGGGGCTTCCACTGGAGGATTATGAGGGTAAATACAGACATTTTAGGAGGAGGCATCTGCATGCACAGaagtaaaggagaaagaaaaaatatagagcaTGCCTAGTAGTTTCATTTGACTGGTGTGAAGGATGCAGAAAGGGGACCACATAGTAAAGAAACCTCTGGGCACAGCAGAACATGCACTAGCTGTGAGGTTTTATTAGAgtgggttcaaattctggctctgctTCTTTCTAGCAGTGTAACTTTGGGAACATTCATTTAACCACCAACTGTCAATCTGTTTCTTCTCcagaagaaaagtaatgaaaCTTACCTCATACCATTTGTATCGGTATGAGGTATTTTAGAAAATGCTCCTAAAGCTTGTCATATGGTCACTGATGTTAATATTATAATAACAGCTTATTCTGCAAGCAACAGGAGCCCTCCAGTGTTCTAGGAGAGCAGAGTCCCATAATTAGTTGTAGTTCCTCTTTTTGTCTCTCTTCAACCACCTTCCCCACCCTTTGCTGAGTGTTGCACAACTCCCTACACaccaccccctctctccctctctgcccacAGGCCCAGAAGGATGCGGATGCTGTGGACAAGGTGATGAAGGAGCTAGATGAGAATGGAGACGGGGAGGTGGACTTCCAGGAGTATGTGGTGCTGGTTGCTGCTCTCACAGTGGCCTGTAACAACTTCTTCTGGGAGAACAGATGAGCAGACGCCAGTGGGCAGCGCCCTTCCTCTCAGCCCTGCCAGACCTGCCTCTTCACCCTGCTTCCACCTTAGCCCACTTCTCCCTCTCCCATTCCCACTCTTGCCTACCTCTCCAATCCACAAAGGGCGCAGGAGCAGCAGTCCAGGCCTACAACTCATCTTTCATTAAAGGCTCCTCTCTCACCTACCATTTGGTGTCTGTCTCTTCAGTCTGGAAGTGAGTGGAGAATTGAGGCCTGTTTACTCCCAACTCCCCTTATTTGGGAAGGGGTCTTAAATTAATTAGGGAGAGGTCACAATGCATTACATCTTCCTATTTGAGGAATACTCAAGGCCCAGGAATGTGGGGTTTCAACGATCCAGCTGCAAGTGGAGAAGACATCATTTTCTCTGCCATAAAAGCTGAACAAAAACATCTTTCAACCTTCAACGACTATTTA includes these proteins:
- the S100A13 gene encoding protein S100-A13, whose protein sequence is MAAEPLTELEMAIETVVTTFFTFAGKEGRKGSLSIEEFKALITQQLPHLLKDVGSLEEKMKSLDVNQDMELKFNEYWRLIGELAKEIKKEKALEIRKK
- the S100A1 gene encoding protein S100-A1, translated to MGSELETAMETLINVFHAHSGKEGDKYKLSKKELKELLQTELSGFLDAQKDADAVDKVMKELDENGDGEVDFQEYVVLVAALTVACNNFFWENR